In a genomic window of Chaetodon trifascialis isolate fChaTrf1 chromosome 8, fChaTrf1.hap1, whole genome shotgun sequence:
- the LOC139335109 gene encoding glutathione hydrolase 7, with translation MHSPAPDIGAGYPSGCVVDKDANPETTLGSAYSPVDYMSITSFPRLPEDDVLSGENTLKSRKDDDNVLSEQDTDPDLFLKSARLQRLPSSASDLASHDIASLRETTTDPFTEECACQRDGLTVIITACLTFATGVTVALIMQIYFGDPQVFNQGAVVTDVAQCTSLGFEVLGKQGSSVDAAITAALCLGIVHPHTSGIGGGGVMLVHDIRKNETRVIDFRETAPSAIQEGMLRTNLDLNPGLLVGVPGMLSGMHQAYQLYGRMPWKDVVTMAADVARNGFNVTHDLAEALANVKDQSMSESFRDLFLPNGQAPLSGLFTRRLDLAAILDAVAVKGISDFYSGNLTQEMAEAVQAKGGVLTEDDFGNYTTVLQQPAEITYQGHHVMAAPAPHAGVALISALNILEGYNITSQVPRNSTYHWIAEAVKIALAQSSELGDPMYDSSVSDIVTKMLSKSQASLLRQLISDSQAFPVSHYTQSFTLEKGATAAQVVVMGPDDHIVSVVSSLNKPFGSGIVTPSGILLNSQILDFSWPNKTNSSSPNPHNLVQPGKRPMSFLMPTAVRPAVGLCGTYVSIGSSNGEKALSGITQVLMNVLSSRKNMSDSLAYGRLHPQLQPNTLLVDSEFLDEDVELLQAKGHKVERIDVLSLVQGTRRTNDLIIGVKDPRSADASAFTMSSMP, from the exons ATGCATAGCCCTGCTCCTGACATAGGGGCAGGGTACCCAAGTGGATGTGTGGTGGATAAAGATGCCAATCCGGAGACAACCCTGGGGAGTGCCTACTCTCCAGTGGACTACATGAGCATCACCAGCTTCCCCAGGCTGCCAGAGGACGACGTGCTTTCTGGGGAAAACACCCTAAAATCACGCAAAGATGATGACAATGTCCTTAGTGAGCAAGATACAG ACCCTGATCTGTTTCTGAAGTCGGCTCGACTCCAGCGTCTCCCCTCCTCAGCTTCAGACCTGGCTAGCCATGATATCGCATCCCTGCGGGAGACCACCACAGACCCCTTTACAGAAGAGTGTGCCTGCCAGCGAGACGGACTGACTGTCATCATCACAGCCTGTCTGACATTCGCCACAGGAGTCACCGTCGCTCTCATCATGCAGATCTACTTTGGAGACCCACAG GTTTTTAATCAAGGAGCAGTGGTGACAGATGTGGCCCAGTGTACATCCCTTGGCTTTGAAGTTCTGGGGAAACAGGGGTCCAGTGTTGACGCTGCCATCACTGCTGCCCTCTGTTTAGGAATTGTTCACCCTCACACCTCTGGTATTGGAGG TGGTGGAGTCATGTTGGTTCATGACATCCGAAAGAATGAGACGAGGGTCATCGacttcagagagacagcacCATCTGCCATCCAGGAGGGGATGCTGCGTACAAACCTTGATCTAAAT CCTGGCTTGCTGGTGGGAGTACCAGGCATGCTCAGTGGGATGCATCAGGCATACCAGCTCTATGGCAG AATGCCGTGGAAGGATGTGGTTACCATGGCAGCAGATGTGGCCAGAAATGGATTTAATGTTACGCATGACCTCG CTGAAGCTCTGGCTAATGTTAAGGACCAAAGCATGTCAGAATCATTTCGGGATTTGTTCCTCCCCAACGGCCAGGCTCCCCTCTCTGGCCTGTTCACCAGACGTCTTGATTTAGCGGCCATCTTGGATGCTGTCGCAGTGAAGGGGATATCAGACTTCTACAGTGGAAACCTGACGCAGGAAATGGCAGAAGCA GTGCAAGCAAAAGGTGGAGTGCTCACAGAGGATGACTTTGGAAACTACACCACGGTCttacagcagccagcagagatcACCTATCAAG GACACCATGTGATGGCAGCTCCGGCCCCACATGCAGGTGTTGCCTTGATCAGTGCTCTCAACATCCTGGAAGGCTACAACATCACCAGCCAGGTGCCGAGGAATAGCACTTACCATTGGATTGCAGAG GCTGTCAAGATAGCTCTTGCCCAGTCAAGTGAGCTGGGAGACCCCATGTATGATAGTTCTGTCTCAGACATTGTCACCAAGATGCTGAG TAAATCACAGGCTTCCCTGCTCCGCCAGTTGATCAGCGACTCTCAGGCCTTCCCTGTCAGCCATTACACTCAATCATTTACCCTGGAGAAGGGTGCAACAGCTGCCCAGGTCGTAGTCATGGGCCCAGATGACCATATCGTGTCAGTCGTCAG ctctCTTAACAAACCGTTCGGCAGTGGCATAGTGACTCCTTCGGGAATCCTCCTGAACAGCCAGATCCTGGACTTCTCCTGGCctaataaaacaaacagctcatCACCTAACCCT CATAACCTCGTCCAGCCTGGGAAGAGGCCAATGTCCTTCCTGATGCCCACAGCAGTGAGGCCTGCCGTTGGCTTATGTGGCACATATGTATCCATTGGATCTTCCAATGGAGAGAAAGCTCTCAGTGGCATCACACAG GTGTTGATGAATGTTCTGTCTTCACGTAAAAATATGAGTGACAGCTTAGCATATGGAAGACTTCACCCACAGCTGCAGCCCAACACCCTGCTGGTGGACT